TTCGGCGACGCGTGGGTCCCGGTGCAGCGGCAGCGCGGTTTCGTCTTCGACCAGTCGCCGCGCCACCGGGTGGGTGCGGATCAACCGCACCGTCTCCACCGACAACTCGAACAGCCGGTTGTAGGGGTCGTCGAACGACTTGGCCTTGGTTTCGAATTCGGAGATCAGCCGCTGCAGTTCGAGCGCGAGCGCCTCACGGATCAAGGTGTCCTTGGATTCGAACCGGCGGAACACCGTCGCGCGGCCCACCCCTGCGGTGCGGGCGACGTCCTCGACGGTCATCCGCTCGATGCCATAGCGCGTCAGACACCGCAGTGTCGCTTCCAAGATGGCGATATCGGAGGCGTCGCGCAGCACCGGCGGAGTCGCGAGTGCGCTGGCCACGATATTCCCAGTCTTGGGCGTGGGACTCACAAGCGGGGACAGTATCATGCGTCTCACCAGACTTGGCCGTCTCGGAGAAATTGGTCCGCGTGACCCGTGCGATGCGATTTCGGCGTGCTGGGTCGCGCTCAGCGTGACCAGCCACGCCGAAATCGCTAAGAATCGCTGCCGACCGTGATCACCGTCGCCTCGTCGAGCTCGTCGAGTTCCCCCTCGACGTCGATGCCCATCAGGTGCGGGCGACTGGCCGCCAGCACGCCGGCGGCCAGCAGCACCGCACCCGCGCCGACCCAGAACGGCACATGCACGTTGATCCGCTCGCCGAGCACCCCGGCCAGCCACGGCGCCAACGCGGCACCGGAGAACCGCACGAAGCTGTAAGCCGCTGAGGCCACACCTCTTTCGACGGGCGCCGCCTTCATCACCGTCTCGGTGATCAACGTGTTGTTGATGCCGATGAAGAGGCCGGCGATCACCACGCACGCCGCCAACAGGGGCTTGTGGTCGGTGCCGACGGCCATCACCACGAGCACCGCCGTCATCGCCACCAGGTTCGCCAACAAGGTCGGGACCGTGCCGAAGCGATGCTGCAGCCGCGGCGCGACGACCACCGACGTGAACGCCAGCGCGATACCCCAGCCGAAGAAGATCAGCCCGATCTCATGAGCGCTCATGTCGAGCGGGAACGGCGTGAACGCCAGCAGCGTGAAGAAGCCGAAGTTGTAGAGCAGCGCGGTGATCGCCACCCCGAGCAGCCCGCGGTGCCGCAGCGCACGGAACGGGTCGGCCAACGTGGTGGCCCGCGCGGCGGGTGGCGTCGACGGCAACAGGAACGCGGTGACGACGACCGCGACGGCCATCAGCACCGACACCCCGAAGAACGGGCCGCGCCACGAGATCGACCCCAGGACACCGCCGACCAGCGGGCCGACTGCGATGCCCAGGCCGAGCGCCGCCTCGTACAGGATGATCGCCTGCGCCACCGACCCGCGCGCCGAGTTCACGATCGTCGCCAGCGCCGTCGCGACGAACAGCGCGTTGCCCAGACCCCAAAGTGCCCGCCACCCAACGATTTCGGTCACCGTGTCCGACATACCGGCCAGCCCTGCGCCGGCGATGATCACCACCAGGCCGATCAGCAGCGTGCGCTTCGGGCCGATGCGGCTGGCCACCACGCCCGTGATGAGCATCGCGACGCCCATCACCGCCATATAGCTGGTGAACAACAGCGACACCTGAGACGGCGACGCGTTGAGGGTGTCGGCGATCGGCTTGAGGATCGGGTCGACGAGACCGATACCCATGAACGCGACGACAGACGCGAAGGCAACGGCCCAAACAGCTTTGGGTTGACGCCACATACGGGCGATACTCCTAACGTTTTGTAGCGATTTCGGTGTGCTAAGTCGCGCTGAGCGCGACCAGCCACGCCGAAATCACCGAGATTTTGTGGGGGAGGACGCGTCGGCGAGCAGTCGGCGCAGCACCTCGACGGCGTTGCCGAGGGTCTGCTGATCCTTCGCATCGAGGCGCTCGAGATACGGATCGATGGCGGCGCCGCGATCCACCCGTACCTGCCTCAGTGTCTCGACGCCCTTGGCCGTGATCTCGATGAGCACGGCCCGCGCATCGTCGGGGTCGACGGTGCGCGATACATAACCCCCGTCCTCGAGTCGACGTACCTGGGTGGTCATCGTCGGCTGCGAGCAGTGGTCCAGCGCGGCGAGGTCGGATATCCGGGTCGGCCCCTGGTCCTCGATGGTCGACAGCAACCGCGCCTGCGCGTATCCCAGCGGCAGCCGCGCGCGCTGTGTGGCGAGTCGGTTGAGCCGGGCGACCACAGCCAGCAGATCAGCTCCAAGAGTCTGAGACATAGCTTCTAGATTACATAGTTTTACTATGCAGTTCAAACCTGCCGCAGGTCGGAGCGCGGCGAAGACCGCTCTCACCCTACGACTGGCAGAATCATGAAATGGCCGTGACCGGGGATTCGAGCATGTCTCGACGTTCCGGCTCGCTGAATCCCGCCGAACTCGCACAGGCGTCGGTCATTGCGGCGCTGTCGGCTGCCACGGCGATCATCTCCGTCGTCGTTCCCTTTGCCGCCGCGCTGTCATTGGTCGGCACCGTCCCGATGGGTCTGCTGGCCTACCGCTACCGACTGCGGGTGCTGCTCACCGCGACCGTCGCGGGCGCGATCATCGCCTTCCTGATCGCCGGCATGGGCGGCTTCATGACCGTCGTCAACTGCGCCTACATCGGCGGACTGACCGGCATCGTCAAGCGTCGCGGCCGCGGCACCACGACCGTCTTCCTCTGTTCACTGGTCGCCGGCTCCGTCTTCGGCGTCGCAGTCGTCACCGCGCTGGCGGTCCTGGCGCGGCTGCGCCACCTGATCTTCGAATCGGTGACCGCCAACATCAACGGCGTCGCCGCGATCATCGCGCGCATCCCCGACATGCAAGGCGTCGCCGACCAACTCAAGCGCGACTTCGCCACCGCGCTCGAGTACTGGCCGTTCCTGTTCTTTGCGACCTCGATCTTGTCCATCTCCATGGTGACTCTCATCGGCTGGTGGGCGTTGTCGCGGGTGCTTTCGCGTCTGTTCGGCATTCCCGACGTGCACAAGCTCGACGCCTCGACCGACACCGGGCCGATCGCGCCGGTGCCGATGCGCCTGCACGACGTCCGCTTCCGCTATCCCAACACCGATCACGACGCGCTGGGCCCGGTGTCGCTGACCGTCGAACCGGGCGAGCACCTCGCCATCACCGGCGCCAACGGCTCGGGCAAGACGACGCTGATGCTGATGCTCGCCGGACGCGAACCCACCGCGGGCACCATCGAGCGGCCCGGCGCCGTCGGGCTCGGCCGGCTCGGCGGCACGGCGGTGATCATGCAGCACCCCGAGAGTCAGGTGCTCGGCACGCGGGTGGCCGACGACGTGGTGTGGGGCCTGCCGCCTGGCACCACCACCGACGTGCACAGGCTGCTGGGCGAGGTCGGCCTCGATGGTCTGGCCGAACGCGACACCGGCGGCCTGTCCGGCGGTGAGCTACAGCGCCTCGCGGTCGCCGCGGCGCTCGCGCGCGAGCCGTCGCTGCTGATCGCCGACGAGGTCACCAGCATGGTCGATCAGGACGGCCGCACAGCGCTGATGTCGGTGCTGTCCGGGCTGACCCAGCACCACGACATGTCGCTGGTGCACATCACCCACTACAACGACGAGGCCGACGCCGCCGACCGCGCCGTGAACCTCACCGGCAACGGTGGCGCCGCCGACAACACCGACATGGTGGAGACCGCCTCGGCGCCCGCTGCGACAATGGCACACGGCCACCACGCAGACACTCCGGTGCTTCAGCTGGTCGACGTCAACCATGAATACGCCAGCGGGACACCGTGGGCCGCAACGGCTCTGCGCGACATCACCTTCACCGTCAACGAGGGCGACGGGCTGCTGATCCACGGTGTCAACGGATCCGGCAAGTCCACCCTGGCATGGATCATGGCGGGCCTCACCGTCCCGACGTCCGGCAGCTGCCTGCTCGACGGCAGGCCGGTGTCCGAACAGGTTGGCGCCGTGGCCATCTCGTTCCAGGCGGCCCGACTGCAGTTGATGCGCGGCCGCGTCGACCTGGAGATCGCGTCGGCGGCCGGGTTCTCCCATCGCGACCGCAAGCGGGTGGCCGAGGCGTTGGCCACCGTCGGCCTGGATCCGGGCCTGGCGAAGCGGCGCATCGACCAACTCAGCGGTGGCCAGATGCGCCGTGTGGTGCTCGCCGGTCTGCTGGCTCGGTCGCCGCGCGCGCTCATCCTCGACGAGCCGCTCGCCGGGCTGGACGCCGCGAGTCAGCGTGGGCTGCTGCGCCTTCTGGCCGAGCTGCGGCGCAACGCCGGCCTGACGGTGATCATCATCTCGCACGACTTCTCGGGCCTCGAGGAGGTGTGCCCGCGCATCCTGCACCTGCAGGACGGCGTTCTGGCACCGGTACCGACCACCGCGGGAGGCGTGTCATGACGGCCCCGACGGCAACCAAACGGCAGCGAAAGCCGGTTGTGCTGCTGCGGCCGGTTCCCGGCGACAGCGCCATCCATCGGCTGTGGGCGGGCTCGAAACTCCTTATGGTGGCGGGCATCGGCGTGCTGATGACGTTCTACCCGGGTTGGGTGCCTATCGCCGCGGTCGCGGTCCTGGTGCTGGTGGCCGCGTGGATCGCACGGATTCCCCGAGGGGTGCTGCCTTCGATTCCGGGCTGGCTGTGGATTCTGATTTTCTTCGGCGGCCTCACCGCCACGTTCGCCGGCGGTAGCCCGATCGTCGATTTCGGCTCAGTCGAGATCGGGCTCGGCGGGCTGCTCAACTTCCTGCGCATCACCGCGTTGTCGATCGTCCTGCTGGGCCTTGGGGCCATGGTGTCGTGGACGACGAACGTCGCCGAAATCGCGCCCGCCGTCGCCACATTGGGGCGGCCGCTGCGGATATTGCGGATCCCGGTCGACGAGTGGTCGGTAGCGCTGGCGTTGGCGTTGCGCGCGTTCCCGATGCTGATCGAGGAGTTCCGCGTCCTCTACGCGGCGCGCAGGCTGCGACCCAGGAACGTGGCAGCCAGCAGGCGAGGACGCTTACGCGGTGCTTGGCTCGAGCTCATCGATCTGCTCGCGGCGGCCATCACCGTCGCGTTGCGCCGGGCCGACGAGATGGGTGACGCCATCACCGCCCGCGGCGGCGCGGGCCAGATCTCCGCGTTTCCGTCGCGCCCCAAGATGATCGACCTGTGGGCGTGGGTGATCGTGATCTTGGTGTGCGGCATGGCACTTGCGTTGGAGCTGACGATTCTGGGCACCAGCGCCGTCACTACCTGAGCCGTGTGAAGCGCGCCGGTGGGCCCGCTATTACGGTGGGGGCGTGACAGCGCAACACCGGGTGGACGCCGACTTCCTCGGGCTGCCGCGCCATGAGCTGGCCGATGCGGCACTGTCGGCGGCGACCGCCGCCGGAGCCAGCTACGCCGACCTGCGTATTCACGGGATCACCACGGAGCTCATCCAGCTGCGCGACGGCGAGCTGGAGGCGGCCCTCGTCAACCGCGAGATCGGTCTGGCGGTGCGGGTGATCGTCGACGGCACGTGGGGCTTCGCGTCCCACGCCGAGCTGGATCCCGCCACGGCCGCCGAGACCGCGCGTCGGGCCGTGCACGTGGCGGCGACGCTCAAGCCGTTGAACGCCGAGCGCATCGAGCTGGCTCCCGAGCCGGTGTACTCCGACGTCACCTGGGTGTCGGACTATCGCATCGACCCGTTCACGGTTCCCGCCGCAGACAAGATCGCCGTGCTGGGCGAGTACTCCGGTCGGCTGATGGCCGCCGACGGCGTCGACTACGTCTCGGCCGGACTGCACTCGGTCAAGGAGCAGACGTTCTACGCCGACACGTTCGGGTCGTCGATCACCCAGCAGCGGGTGCGGATGATGCCGGGGCTGGAGGCGACCACCGTCGACCCCGCGGCGGGCACCTTCGAAACCATGCGCACACTGGTACCGCCGATGGCCAGGGGCTGGGAGGTCGTCGCGGGCGACGACGTGTGGAACTGGTCCGACGAGCTGGCGCAGATACCGTCGCTGCTGGCCGAGAAGGCCAAGGCGCCCAGCGTTTCCGCCGGGCCGACGGACCTGGTGATCGATCCGACCAACCTGTGGCTGACGATCCACGAATCGATCGGCCATGCCACCGAATACGACCGCGCCATCGGTTACGAGGCCGCCTACGCAGGCACGTCGTTCGCGACGCCGGACAAGCTGGGGACCATGCGCTACGGCTCGCCGGTCATGAACGTCACCGCCGACCGCACCGTCGAATACGGTTTGGCCACCGTCGGGTTCGACGACGAGGGCGTGGCCGCGCAGAGCTGGGATCTGGTGCGCGACGGCATCTTTGTCGGCTATCAGCTCGACCGGGTGTTCGCCCCACGGCTCGGCGTCAGGCGGTCCAACGGCTGCTCGTATGCCGATTCACCACATCATGTGCCGATCCAGCGGATGGCCAACGTGTCGCTGCAGCCCGGCACGGCCGACCTGAGCACCGACGACCTCATCGCCCGCGTCGAGGACGGTATCTACATCGTCGGCGACAAGTCGTGGTCGATCGACATGCAGCGCTACAACTTTCAGTTCACCGGGCAGCGGTTCTTCCGAATCCGCAACGGGCGCCTGGACGGCCAGCTGCGCGACGTCGCCTACCAGGCGACCACGACCGACTTCTGGGGATCGATGGAAGCCGTCGGCGGACCGTCGACGTGGCGTCTCGGCGGTGCTTTCAATTGCGGCAAGGCGCAACCCGGCCAGGTTGCGGCGGTCAGCCACGGCTGCCCGTCGGCACTGTTCCGCGGGGTGAACGTGCTCAATACACGCGACGAGGCGGGGCGGTAGCCGGTGATCGGAGCACAGCAGGTAGTCGAGCGTGCGCTGGCCGAGGCCGCCCGACTGGGCAAGGCCGACGAGACCATCGTCCTGGTGTCCGACCGCACCGACGCGTCGTTGCGGTGGGCGGGCAATTCGATGACCACCAACGGCGAATCGGTGAGCCGCACTACAACGGTGATATCGATTGTGCGCCAAGGTGTGACCGCGCGCGTCGGCTCGGTGGAGACCAGTGACGTGGACCCGTCGGCGATCCCCGGGCTGGTGGCCGCGTCGCAGGACACCGCGCTCGCCGCGCCCGAGGCCCGCGACGCTGCGCCGCCGTTGCCGGGCGACGACGGCCCTGACGATTGGGACGCTCCGGTCCCGGGCACCAGCGTGCAGGCGTTTCTGGATGTGGCGGGCAGCCTGGCCGCGCGGGGGTTCAGCGGGCCGGATCAGTTGTACGGGTTCGCGCGGCACGGTGTCGAGACGACGTTCCTGGCCACGTCGAACGGCCTGCGCCGGCGCTTCACGGAGCCGACCGGGTCGGTGGAGATCAACGCCAAACGTGACGGTGCCAGCGCGTGGGCGGGCTTCAGCACTCCCGACTTCACTGATGTGCCAACGGATTCGATGCTCGAGCGGCTGTCGACGCGGGTGGGCTGGGCGCGGCGCACCGTCGAGTTGCCTGCCGGTCGGTACGAGACGCTCCTGCCGCCGTCGGCGGTGGCCGACCTGATGATCTACCTGTGGTGGTCGATGGAAGGCCGCGGCGCGCAGGAGGGGCACACCGCATTGTCGGCGCCCGGCGGCGGGACCCGGGTGGGGGAGAAGCTCACCGATCTGCCGTTGACGCTGTACTCCGATCCGTTCGCCGAGGGCTTGGAGTGTGCGCCGTTCGTCACGACGTCGGCGTCCTCGGAGCGGGCGTCGGTCTTCGACAACGGCATGGATATCGGGCGTACGGACTGGATCCGCGACGGCACGATCGCCACGCTGGCGTATCCGCGGGCATCGGCGGCGGAGTTCGACGCGCCGGTGGCGGTGTCGGCGGACAACCTGTTGATGACGGGTGGGTCGGCGAGCATGGCGGACATGATCGCGAGCACCGAGCGCGGCCTGCTGCTGACGACGCTGTGGTACATCCGCGAGGTCGACCCGGCGGTGCTGCTGCTGACGGGACTCACCCGCGATGGCGTGTACCTCGTCGAGGACGGCGAGGTGACCGCGGCCGTCAACAATTTCCGGTTCAACGAGAGTCCGCTGGACCTGCTGCGACGGGCCACCGAGGCCGGCGCCACCGACCGCACGCTGCCGCGGGAGTGGGGCGACTGGGTCACCCGCGTGACGATGCCGACGTTGCGGATCCCCGACTTTCACATGTCCTCGGTGAGCCAGGCGCAATAATCCCTGGGGTGAGTGACGTACAACTGGCCGACCGCGTCGCCGGCCTGGTCGCGATGTCGTCCGGGGACGGGCGCCTGGACACGCTGACGCGGCTGACGTGCGGTCGGGCGCTGTCGTTGCGTCCGCTGCCGATGGAGCTGGACTGGGACGAGGGTGTCTCCGAGTCGGAGTCGGTGGTGGCGGCGTTCACCGAGCAGTTCGCGGTCGACGTGACGGGGGTCGGCGCCAATCAGCGCAAGCAGCTGTTGACGGTGTTGGGCGACAACGTGTTTCGCACGGCCGTGATGATCTTCGTCGCCGACTACGTGCCCCGCGTGTGGGCCGGCCTCGACGCGCTGGGGCACGGCAAGCCGGGCTACAGCGCGGACGTGGCGTGGGATCACGACTCGGATCCCGTCGACGCGCTGCTGAACGGGTTCGTGCCCGCGGTGGCGCGGATGCGGGCGCTGGATCCGGTGACGACGGAGGTCGTGCGGTTGCATGGGGCGGCGCAGCACAACTGCCGGCTGTGCAAGTCCCGGCGAGAGACGAACGCGTTGGATGCGGGCGGCTCCGAGGACCTGTACAGCCAGATCGAGCAGTTCGAATCCTCAGACACGCTGACCGGTGCGCAGAAGGCCGCGTTGCGGTACGTCGACGCGTTGATCTGGACGCCGTCGCAGATCGGTGCCGACGTGGTCGCGGGGGTGAATAAGCACTTCTCGGAGGACGAGGCGCTGGAGTTGACGTTCGACGTGATGCGCAACGCCTGCAACAAGATCATGGTGTCGCTGGGTGCCGATGCGCCGCTCGTGGAGGAGGGCGTCGAGTTGTTCTCGGTCGACGCGGACGGGCAGACGGTGTCGGTTCAGTAGTCGTGGAAGACGACGTTGTCGTCGATCGGGTTGCGTGGAATGTGTAGCTGGTTGGCGGGGAAGTCGGGGTCCGGATAGCCGATCGCGAGGCCGCAGAGGATTCGGTACTCGGGCGGAATGGCCAACTGCGCGTGCAGGACCTGGGGGTAGCCCGCGATCGACACCTGCACGCAGGTGCCGACGCCGCGCGCGGTCAGCGACAGGATGAACGTCTGCAGGAACATCCCGACGCCGAGGCTGTCGACGTAGTCGAGGTCGCTGTGCATGCAGACGATGCCCGCCAGCGGCGCGTGGAAGAACTCCCAGTTGCGCAGCACGGCCTCGCGCCGGCCGTCGATGTCGTCGCGGGTGATGCCCATCGAGCCGTACACGACGGCGCCGAGTTCGCTGCGCAGGTGCGCGAAGGACGGCGGCAGCTGCGGGACGACGGGCGGTCTGGCCCTGGCCTCGTGCATGAGGGCGCCCACCAGGCGTTGCAGGGCATCGCCCGAGACGAGGGCCAGGTGCCAGGGCTGGATGTTGGAGTTCGACGGGGCGCGGATGGCCAGCTGCAGGGCCTCGTCAACGAGGTCGCGGGGGACCGGGCGGTCGGGCTGGAACATGCGGATCGAGCGCCGGTCGGCGATGGCCGCTTCGAGGTCGTACATGGTGCTCCTCCTGCCGCTGAGACGGCATGTGGAGCGTATGCGACCATTGGTGCCGCGAAACTGTGAGCAGGGGCGGTAGCTCAGTTGGTTAGAGCCGCGGACTCATAATCCGTTGGTCGCGGGTTCGAGCCCCGCCCGCCCCACCAAGCATTTGTATTACCTCGGCTGATGCTCGACGTTTGGTCTTCGGGTGATGGGCGACAGTGTTTCGGCTGATGCTTTACACCTACTTCGGTTGATCCTTGACACTCCCTAGATGAGGGAGTTAAGCGTGGCCGAGCAGCGGTATCAGGCCGTGTTGGCGGTGATCAGCGATGGGTTGTCGATTTCGCAGGTCGCATCGAAGGTTGGGGTGTCGCGTCAGACGCTGCACTCGTGGTTGGCCCGGTATGAGGCCGAGGGTCTCGAGGGGCTGGTGGACCGGTCGCATCGACCGGCGCGGTGTCCGCATCAAATGCCCGCCGAGGTGGAAGCGGCGCTGTTGGAGTTGCGGCGTTGGCGGCCCTATTGGGGGCCGCGGCGACTGGTGTTCGAACTGGCCAAACGCGGGGTGCAGCCGGTGCCCTCGGAATCGGGGGCCTATCGGGCGTTGGTGCGCGCGGCGATGATCGACCCGACCCGGCGCGACCGGCGTTCCCGCAAGTGGAAACGCTGGGAACGCGCCGCGGCGATGGAGTTGTGGCAGATGGATGTGGTCGGCGGCTTCCCGCTGGCCGACGGCACTAGCGCCAAAGCATTGACCGGCATCGATGATCATTCCCGGATGTGTGTCTGCGCGAGGTTGATGGCCCGGGAACGCACCCGCGCGGTCTGTGACGCGTTACGCGCGGCGCTGGGCGTGTCAGATGTTTTGTGTAGCTGTGGCTCCTGATGAATTGGAGCAGTATCGATGGATGTGACCACTGACGAGCCGATGTCGGGCGCTGATGCCATGGAGGCGTTGAAGTCTGCGGGTGTTGGATGATGTGTTAGCCAAGATCGATGATAGCGTCCCGGGGAGTGGTGGACTTCGGATCTGGCGTGGTTCACGCGTTGCGATCAACGAGTCATGTTGAACGCTAGGTGATTTGGTGTTGTTTGACAAGTGCTGCCGCGGCGTGTTTTGTCTCGATGACGGCGCGTAGTTCGTCCATGGAGACATCGGAAAGATAGCGGCGGGTGACCTGCCACTCGTCGTGGGCTTCGATGACTACCGCGGTGGCCAGGCGCAGGAACGCTGCGGGGTTGGGGAAGATCTCCACGACATCAGCGCGGCGCTTGATCTCCTTGTTGAGCCGTTCGATGGGGTTGTTCGACCAGATCTTCTGCCAGTGCGCCCGCGGGAACGCGGTGAACGCCAGCACGTCGGTCTTGGCCTCGCCGAGCATGGCCGCGACTTTCGGGAAGCTAGGGGCCAGGGTGTCGGCGACGCGGTCCCACTGGGCGGCGACCTCGGCGGGGTCGGTGTGGGCGAAGATCGTCTTGACCGCCGCAGTCACCGCCGGCGCGTGTTTGGCGGCGACCGCGGTGTGCAGGTTACGCATGAAATGTACCCGGCACCGCTGCCACGATGAACCGGTGAACTGCTGCGCCACCGCGGCTTTGAGCCCGGCATGGGCGTCGGAGATCACCAGATGCACCCCAGTCAGGCCGCGGGCTTTCAGCGACGCCAGAAACTCTCGCCAGAACTCGAAGGACTCACTGTCACCGACCGCAGTGCCCAGCACTTCACGGGTGCCCTCGAGGGAGACCCCGGTAGCCACCACCAGGGCCTGAGAGACGACGTGCGCCCCGATACGCACCTTGCAGAACGTCGCGTCGCAGAACACGTACGGGAACTGCGTGTGGGTCAAGCTGCGGGTCCGAAACGCCTCGATCTCCTTATCCAGGCCCGCGCAGATCCGTGAGACCTCCGACTTGGAGACCCCCGCCGCGACGCCCATCGCCGCGACCAGGTCATCGACACTGCGGGTCGACACGCCGTGCACGTAGGCCTCCATGATCACCGCGTGTAACGCCTTGTCGATACGGCGGCGCCGCTCCAACAGCGACGGGAAGAACGACCCAGCCCGCAGCTTGGGGATCTGCACCTCAATATCGCCTGAGGTGGTCGACACTGTCTTCGGGCGGTGCCCGTTGCGGTGCACCGTGCGTTCGTCACTGCGCTGATAGCGGCCCGCGCCGATCGTGGCGGTGGCCTCGGCCTCGATGAGCTGCTGCAGGCCGGCGCGGATCAATTCGGCAAACACTGCGCTCGCATCAGCGGACTTGAGCGCGTCGAGCTGGGCAAGCAGGGCAGAATGATCCTGGGTCATCGCGTCGTGTGTCTTCCTGTTGAGTCACTTGGTAGGTAACTCACTGACCACTACGCGATGGCCCACCCCAACACCGGCAACGACACACCCAGCACCATCGGCCTCAGCTCCCGAAACCCCACCACACCAGGGGACTTACCCAGATCGATGCCGGTCAGTTGCAGTTGACCGGTGAGGGCGGGTTTCTGCCCGAGATGGTCAAAGCCGTTCTGGAGCGCGGGTTGGCCGCTGAGCTCACTGACCACCTGGGTTATGAGAAGGGTGATCCGGTCGGGCGTGAACTACCCAATGCTCGTAACGGGTTCACACCTAAGACCGTGGCCAGCGAGGTCGGTGACGTCGGGTTAGCGATCCCGCGCGATCGCGACGGGAGCTTCACTCCGACGCTGGTCCCTAAGGGTGCACGGCGCCTGGGCGGTCTGGACGACATGATCATCTCGCTTTACGCCGGCGGGATGACGATCCGCGATATTCAGCATCATCTGGCCACCACGATCGGCACCGAGCTTTCCCACGAGACGGTCTCCAAGATCACCGATGCAGTGCTCGAGGAGGTCATTCAGTGGCAGAAACGGCCGCTGGAGGAGCTCTATCCGATCGTCTATCTCGACGCGCTGGTGATTAAGATCCGTGACGGTCACCAGGTCAAGAACCGCGCCGCCCACATCGCCGTGGGTGTCGATCTCGATGGCATCCGCCACGTGCTGGGGATCTGGGTGACGGCCAACGAAGGCGCGAAGTTCTGGGCCGGGGTCTGTGCCGAGCTGGCCAATCGTGGGGTCAAGGACATCCTGATCGTGTGCACCGACGGGTTGAATGGGTTCGCCGAGGCTGTCGAGGCGACGTGGCCGCAGGCCACTGTGCAGACCTGCGTGGTGCATCTGATCCGCAATTCCATGCGGTTTGTCTCCTACGGAAAGCGCAAGGAGATCGCGGCGGCACTGAAGACCATCTACACCGCTCCCACCGCCGACGCGGCAGCCGAGGCGTTCGAGGAGTTCGCTAATTCGGCTCTGGGACAGTCGAATCCGACGACAGTGATCGCCTGGCGTAATGCCTGGGAGCGGTTCATCCCGTTCTTGGCGTTCCCGCCAGATCTGCGGCGAATCATCTACACCACCAACGCGATCGAATCGCTGAACTACCAGTTACGCAAGATCATCAAGAACCGCGGACACTTTCCCAGTGATCAGGCCGCGGTCAAGCTGCTGTGGCTGGCGATCTGCAACATCGAGGACAAACGCGCTCGAGAACGCCAGAAGTTCTACGACGACCCACTCAAGACCGGAGACCGCTCACGCACCAAGCGCCTCGTCGAGGGAGCACGCACCAACGGCTGGAAACAAGCACTAGGCGCACTGGCCCTGACCTACCCCGAACGAATCAACCCCTACCTGTAAACCAGCCACCTACACAGAAATCTTGACAAGCTCGGCGCTGGCCCGCTACGGCGCCCCTGAGCAGATCCTGACCGATAACGGCAAGGTGTTCACCGGACGGTTCAACCATCCGCCGGTCGAGGTGCTCTTCGACGCGATCTGCCGCCAACACGGCATCGAGCACTTGTTGACCCAGCCCCGCTCACCCACCACGACCGGCAAGATCGAGCGGTTCCACCGCACCCTACGAGCCGAAT
The nucleotide sequence above comes from Mycolicibacterium moriokaense. Encoded proteins:
- a CDS encoding nitroreductase codes for the protein MYDLEAAIADRRSIRMFQPDRPVPRDLVDEALQLAIRAPSNSNIQPWHLALVSGDALQRLVGALMHEARARPPVVPQLPPSFAHLRSELGAVVYGSMGITRDDIDGRREAVLRNWEFFHAPLAGIVCMHSDLDYVDSLGVGMFLQTFILSLTARGVGTCVQVSIAGYPQVLHAQLAIPPEYRILCGLAIGYPDPDFPANQLHIPRNPIDDNVVFHDY
- a CDS encoding carboxymuconolactone decarboxylase family protein, giving the protein MSDVQLADRVAGLVAMSSGDGRLDTLTRLTCGRALSLRPLPMELDWDEGVSESESVVAAFTEQFAVDVTGVGANQRKQLLTVLGDNVFRTAVMIFVADYVPRVWAGLDALGHGKPGYSADVAWDHDSDPVDALLNGFVPAVARMRALDPVTTEVVRLHGAAQHNCRLCKSRRETNALDAGGSEDLYSQIEQFESSDTLTGAQKAALRYVDALIWTPSQIGADVVAGVNKHFSEDEALELTFDVMRNACNKIMVSLGADAPLVEEGVELFSVDADGQTVSVQ
- a CDS encoding TldD/PmbA family protein, encoding MTAQHRVDADFLGLPRHELADAALSAATAAGASYADLRIHGITTELIQLRDGELEAALVNREIGLAVRVIVDGTWGFASHAELDPATAAETARRAVHVAATLKPLNAERIELAPEPVYSDVTWVSDYRIDPFTVPAADKIAVLGEYSGRLMAADGVDYVSAGLHSVKEQTFYADTFGSSITQQRVRMMPGLEATTVDPAAGTFETMRTLVPPMARGWEVVAGDDVWNWSDELAQIPSLLAEKAKAPSVSAGPTDLVIDPTNLWLTIHESIGHATEYDRAIGYEAAYAGTSFATPDKLGTMRYGSPVMNVTADRTVEYGLATVGFDDEGVAAQSWDLVRDGIFVGYQLDRVFAPRLGVRRSNGCSYADSPHHVPIQRMANVSLQPGTADLSTDDLIARVEDGIYIVGDKSWSIDMQRYNFQFTGQRFFRIRNGRLDGQLRDVAYQATTTDFWGSMEAVGGPSTWRLGGAFNCGKAQPGQVAAVSHGCPSALFRGVNVLNTRDEAGR
- a CDS encoding IS256 family transposase: MTQDHSALLAQLDALKSADASAVFAELIRAGLQQLIEAEATATIGAGRYQRSDERTVHRNGHRPKTVSTTSGDIEVQIPKLRAGSFFPSLLERRRRIDKALHAVIMEAYVHGVSTRSVDDLVAAMGVAAGVSKSEVSRICAGLDKEIEAFRTRSLTHTQFPYVFCDATFCKVRIGAHVVSQALVVATGVSLEGTREVLGTAVGDSESFEFWREFLASLKARGLTGVHLVISDAHAGLKAAVAQQFTGSSWQRCRVHFMRNLHTAVAAKHAPAVTAAVKTIFAHTDPAEVAAQWDRVADTLAPSFPKVAAMLGEAKTDVLAFTAFPRAHWQKIWSNNPIERLNKEIKRRADVVEIFPNPAAFLRLATAVVIEAHDEWQVTRRYLSDVSMDELRAVIETKHAAAALVKQHQIT
- a CDS encoding TldD/PmbA family protein; the encoded protein is MIGAQQVVERALAEAARLGKADETIVLVSDRTDASLRWAGNSMTTNGESVSRTTTVISIVRQGVTARVGSVETSDVDPSAIPGLVAASQDTALAAPEARDAAPPLPGDDGPDDWDAPVPGTSVQAFLDVAGSLAARGFSGPDQLYGFARHGVETTFLATSNGLRRRFTEPTGSVEINAKRDGASAWAGFSTPDFTDVPTDSMLERLSTRVGWARRTVELPAGRYETLLPPSAVADLMIYLWWSMEGRGAQEGHTALSAPGGGTRVGEKLTDLPLTLYSDPFAEGLECAPFVTTSASSERASVFDNGMDIGRTDWIRDGTIATLAYPRASAAEFDAPVAVSADNLLMTGGSASMADMIASTERGLLLTTLWYIREVDPAVLLLTGLTRDGVYLVEDGEVTAAVNNFRFNESPLDLLRRATEAGATDRTLPREWGDWVTRVTMPTLRIPDFHMSSVSQAQ